From a single Phalacrocorax aristotelis chromosome 1, bGulAri2.1, whole genome shotgun sequence genomic region:
- the NINJ2 gene encoding ninjurin-2 — translation MASEGESINLQGLNQLRTNGPMNINHYATKKSVAESMLDVALFMANVTQLKAVLEQGASFQYYVTLIVLISISLFFQVIIGILLIITARLNLNDVSKQPRLNILNNTATALIFITVILNIFITAFGVQKTGLYPTRNFRPY, via the exons GGCCTGAATCAGCTCCGGACTAACGGGCCAATGAACATCAACCACTACGCGACGAAGAAGAGCGTGGCGGAGAGCATGCTGGACGTGGCGCTGTTCATGGCGAATGTCACGCAGCTCAAAgcggtgctggagcagggggctTCCTTCCAGTACTATGTCACCCTCATCGTGCTCATCAGCATCTCCCTCTTCTTCCAGGTGATAATTGGGATTCTCCTCATCATCACTG CTCGTTTGAACCTGAATGATGTTTCAAAGCAACCCCGCCTGAATATACTCAACAACACTGCCACAGCTCTCATCTTCATCACGGTCATCCTCAACATCTTCATCACAGCCTTTGGGGTGCAGAAGACCGGCCTCTACCCTACCAGGAATTTTCGACCTTATTAA